A window from Zingiber officinale cultivar Zhangliang chromosome 7A, Zo_v1.1, whole genome shotgun sequence encodes these proteins:
- the LOC121999961 gene encoding scopoletin glucosyltransferase-like, which translates to MGHHVADADPLPLRIFFIPFFATGHLIPLVDVARLFAARGVDSTILVTPTNAALIRVTVDAAAAGGLPLRTLIYPFPSADSGLPPGIENISDLPPEESYKIDLAAPFTRPAHEQLLRLHRPDAVVSDVHFPWTALVARDLCVPRFIFTAVGLFPVSVVTSVRQHRPHAGVARDDEPVLVPDLPHPVFLTRSELPEFLRRDVPLRRFRDEYMEAETASAGVIVNSFAEMEASYSEYYLRARGLRSWFVGPVSLAISNAGLRGGGDAAASANRTRCLSWLSVQAPRSVVYACFGSWCRFTNEQLREMAQGLEASGRPFLWVVREEDGQEWMPQGFEQRVEGRGLVLPGWAPQVDVLNHEATGAFLTHCGWNSLLEGIAAGMPMVTWPLSTEQFINEKLVVAVLQVGVRASERCRSTVDDEPHVVRAEELARAVGKIMDGGEEAEGIRRRARELGEKAGQAVREDGSSVKGLSDLIAEIRDWQSKKKDVAADVVGSYHQP; encoded by the coding sequence ATGGGCCACCACGTCGCCGACGCCGATCCCCTGCCGCTCCGcatcttcttcatcccttttttcGCCACCGGCCACCTCATCCCCTTGGTCGACGTTGCCCGTCTCTTTGCAGCCCGCGGAGTTGATTCCACCATCCTCGTCACGCCGACAAACGCGGCTCTCATCCGCGTTACGGTCGACGCCGCTGCCGCCGGCGGACTTCCTCTCCGCACCCTCATCTATCCCTTTCCGTCCGCCGATTCCGGCCTACCCCCAGGCATCGAGAACATCAGCGACCTGCCGCCTGAGGAGTCGTACAAGATCGACTTGGCCGCCCCCTTCACGCGCCCAGCCCACGAACAGCTCCTCCGCCTCCACCGCCCGGATGCAGTTGTCTCCGACGTCCACTTCCCGTGGACCGCCCTCGTCGCCCGCGACCTCTGCGTACCCCGCTTTATCTTCACTGCTGTGGGGCTTTTCCCCGTCTCCGTCGTGACTTCCGTAAGGCAGCACCGGCCCCACGCCGGCGTCGCCCGAGACGACGAGCCTGTCCTCGTTCCAGACCTCCCTCATCCAGTGTTCCTTACGCGTTCCGAGCTCCCAGAATTCCTCCGCCGAGATGTTCCCCTGCGTCGGTTCCGGGACGAGTACATGGAGGCGGAGACTGCAAGTGCGGGCGTCATCGTCAACAGCTTCGCCGAGATGGAGGCTTCCTACAGCGAGTACTACCTGCGAGCCCGCGGACTTAGAAGCTGGTTCGTGGGACCAGTGTCCCTGGCGATCTCCAACGCCGGATTACGCGGTGGCGGCGACGCTGCTGCCTCCGCGAACAGAACACGGTGCCTCTCGTGGCTGAGCGTGCAGGCGCCGAGGTCCGTCGTGTACGCTTGCTTCGGGAGCTGGTGCCGGTTCACGAACGAACAGCTGAGGGAGATGGCGCAGGGGCTGGAGGCGTCCGGCCGCCCGTTCCTGTGGGTGGTGCGCGAGGAGGACGGCCAGGAGTGGATGCCGCAGGGGTTTGAGCAGCGGGTGGAGGGGCGTGGATTGGTGCTGCCAGGGTGGGCCCCTCAAGTGGACGTTCTGAACCATGAGGCGACCGGTGCGTTCTTGACTCACTGTGGGTGGAACTCCTTGCTGGAGGGCATCGCCGCGGGGATGCCTATGGTGACTTGGCCGCTGTCGACGGAGCAGTTCATAAACGAGAAGCTGGTGGTGGCGGTTCTGCAGGTGGGCGTGCGGGCGTCGGAGCGGTGTCGGAGCACGGTGGACGACGAGCCGCATGTGGTGAGGGCGGAGGAGCTGGCGAGGGCAGTGGGGAAGATAATGGACGGAGGGGAAGAGGCGGAGGGGATACGGAGGCGGGCAAGGGAGCTCGGGGAGAAGGCGGGACAGGCGGTGAGGGAGGACGGATCTTCAGTCAAGGGGCTGAGTGATCTGATCGCGGAGATCCGAGACTGGCAAAGCAAGAAGAAGGACGTCGCTGCCGATGTGGTAGGTTCTTATCATCAGCCTTAA